The sequence CCGCCGAGCGGTACGATCCGGTGCGTGACAGGGAGGTACTGAACAGGACGGGGCCGATCGCGCTGAGCAGAACGATCATCGACATGTTCAGTCCGCTGATGGCCCCGAGGTGCCGGCGGCCGAAGTAGTTGGCCCAGGTGACGGCCGAGAGCAGTCCGAAAATCCCCATCGAGAGGCCATTGCCGGTGATGATCATCGCCACGGGCCAGCCCGGCTTCAGGTTCGACAGACCGACCATCGAGGTCGCCATCGACGCGAGCATGCCCGCCAGCAGCCATTGCAGGGCAACGCGGTCGCTGAGCCAGCCGGAGGCAAACCGCGCCAATACCGCCACGACCGAGATCGGAAGGAAGATCATCACCGCCTGGGTGCGCGCCATGCCGGCGCCATCGAAGATCGAGACCACGTGGAACGTCAGCCCGGTCGTATAGAGCGCCGACAGGGCCAGGCTCAGCGAGAAGGTCCAGAACGCCCACGTCCGCCGGGCCTCGGCCAGAGTCCAGCATGGCTCGGACGTTGCCTCCTCGTTGGCAGTATCAGGCTCAGCCGGCGGCGCGCCGTCCGGGCGCAGGCCGCAATCCTCGGGGTTGTCGCGATACAGGGCCGAGGCAACGACGGCGAACAGGCCGCCGACGACAGCGGCCATCATCACCCAGGCCCCGCGCCAGCCGAACTGGCGGATCAGGCCGTCCAATGCCAGCGGTGCGATGGAGAAGCCCATCGCCGTGAGGATGCCCGACAGGCCGCTGGCCAACCCGCGCCGGCGATCAAACCATTTGGCGACCATGTTGTGCGAGGTGAGCGTCAGGACGCCCTGGCCCCAGAACCGCAGTGCGAAGAACGCCAGCGCGATCACGGCGTAGGCCGCCGTGGGGGCCGCCAGTCCGAAGGCCGTCGCCACATGCCCGGCCACCACGTCGGATCGGCTCAGGACCACCAGCACGATCGCCAGAGACACGCTGGCAACGACCGCCATGACGCGCGATCCGAGGCGGTCGTACAGCCTCCCGGCGTAGGGCATCAGACAGGCGCTGCCGATCGTGCCGCACATGTACGCCGTGCTGAGCTGGCCGCGCGTCAGGCCCAGGGCCGTCAACAGGGAATCGGTGAACACCGAGACGCCCATCGTCTGGCCCGGCACGCTCATCAGCACACCCAGCGCGCCGACGGCTACGACGGGCCAGCCGTAGAAGACCGGGCACTTGGCCGGAGAAAAAGGGATATGGGCCAAACTCCTTGTCACTGGGCTGGCTCCCTCGGCAGGATGGCAGCGAGCACCCAGTTCGTGTCGGGTTCGTTGACGT comes from Anaerobaca lacustris and encodes:
- a CDS encoding MFS transporter, with amino-acid sequence MTRSLAHIPFSPAKCPVFYGWPVVAVGALGVLMSVPGQTMGVSVFTDSLLTALGLTRGQLSTAYMCGTIGSACLMPYAGRLYDRLGSRVMAVVASVSLAIVLVVLSRSDVVAGHVATAFGLAAPTAAYAVIALAFFALRFWGQGVLTLTSHNMVAKWFDRRRGLASGLSGILTAMGFSIAPLALDGLIRQFGWRGAWVMMAAVVGGLFAVVASALYRDNPEDCGLRPDGAPPAEPDTANEEATSEPCWTLAEARRTWAFWTFSLSLALSALYTTGLTFHVVSIFDGAGMARTQAVMIFLPISVVAVLARFASGWLSDRVALQWLLAGMLASMATSMVGLSNLKPGWPVAMIITGNGLSMGIFGLLSAVTWANYFGRRHLGAISGLNMSMIVLLSAIGPVLFSTSLSRTGSYRSAALACLLATAVLLAAAARTRRPTQTRLWKGAPSGWRNPPATP